From a region of the Rathayibacter sp. VKM Ac-2804 genome:
- the tmk gene encoding dTMP kinase, which yields MTGLFVTLEGGDGAGKTTQARLLEEWLGSRGETVRRTREPGGTDVGVQIREIVLHHRGEIDPRAEALLYAADRAQHIGTFVRPALERGEVVVQDRYIDSSVAYQGAGRVLDAAEVRSLSEWATRDLRPDLTVLLDLDPAVARTRLDAARTRYDRLEAEKAEFHGRVRQAFLDLAAADPERFLVLDASRPVDELADAVRARIEPMLDAGPRGARPAVGPRG from the coding sequence GTGACCGGCCTCTTCGTCACCCTGGAGGGCGGGGACGGCGCGGGCAAGACCACGCAGGCCCGGCTGCTCGAGGAGTGGCTGGGCTCGCGCGGCGAGACCGTGCGGCGCACCCGCGAGCCGGGCGGGACCGATGTCGGCGTGCAGATCCGCGAGATCGTGCTGCACCACCGCGGGGAGATCGATCCGCGGGCCGAGGCGCTCCTCTACGCCGCTGACCGCGCGCAGCACATCGGCACCTTCGTCCGCCCCGCGCTCGAGCGGGGCGAGGTCGTCGTCCAGGACCGCTACATCGACTCCTCCGTCGCCTACCAGGGTGCCGGCCGGGTGCTCGACGCCGCGGAGGTCCGCTCCCTCTCGGAGTGGGCGACCCGCGACCTGCGCCCCGACCTCACGGTGCTGCTCGACCTCGATCCCGCCGTGGCCCGCACCCGGCTCGACGCCGCGCGCACCCGCTACGACCGGCTCGAGGCCGAGAAGGCGGAGTTCCACGGCCGCGTGCGCCAGGCCTTCCTCGACCTCGCCGCCGCGGACCCCGAGCGCTTCCTCGTCCTCGACGCCAGCCGCCCCGTCGACGAGCTCGCCGACGCCGTCCGCGCGCGCATCGAGCCGATGCTCGACGCCGGTCCTCGCGGCGCGCGGCCCGCTGTCGGACCCCGCGGTTAG
- a CDS encoding TadA family conjugal transfer-associated ATPase, translating into MTTGFVPLVPAVYRPDAPRPPGEEDGGAPRSAPVRPAAAALGLLAPFAADPAVTDLFVNGDSGLWLDRGGGAVRVPSWTLDAAGARRLAVSLVAAGGRHVDEASPCVDVRLTHGVRVHVVLPPVATAGTLISVRVPRADAWSLDELHAAGMLDDAGRGLLRRAVEARWNLLVTGAGGSGKTTLLGALLGCAPPHERLVVIEDVGELRPAHPHVVSLEARQANLEGAGGVGLDRLVREALRMRPDRLVLGECRGVELRDLLSALNTGHDGGAGTLHANSLADVPARLEALGSLAGMGPEAVARQTVSAIDLVLHLERRGGRRRLAASGCFRLDPAGRLRIEEGARPRRSSS; encoded by the coding sequence ATGACCACCGGTTTCGTCCCGCTCGTTCCCGCCGTCTATCGCCCGGACGCACCTCGCCCACCGGGTGAGGAGGACGGCGGTGCACCGCGGTCCGCGCCGGTCCGTCCCGCGGCGGCGGCGCTGGGCCTGCTCGCCCCGTTCGCGGCGGACCCTGCGGTGACCGACCTCTTCGTCAACGGGGACTCCGGTCTCTGGCTCGACCGCGGCGGCGGAGCGGTCCGCGTCCCGTCGTGGACGCTCGACGCCGCGGGTGCCCGGCGGCTGGCGGTGTCGCTGGTCGCGGCGGGCGGCCGGCACGTCGACGAGGCGAGCCCGTGCGTGGACGTGCGCCTCACGCACGGAGTCCGCGTGCATGTGGTGCTGCCGCCCGTGGCGACCGCCGGGACGCTGATCTCCGTGCGCGTCCCGCGGGCCGACGCCTGGAGTCTCGACGAGCTGCACGCGGCGGGGATGCTCGACGACGCCGGCCGCGGCCTGCTCCGGCGGGCGGTCGAGGCGCGCTGGAACCTCCTGGTCACGGGTGCCGGCGGCTCGGGCAAGACCACGCTCCTCGGCGCGCTCCTGGGCTGCGCGCCCCCGCACGAGCGCCTGGTCGTGATCGAGGACGTCGGTGAGCTGCGGCCCGCGCACCCGCACGTCGTCTCGCTCGAGGCGCGCCAGGCGAACCTCGAGGGAGCCGGCGGCGTCGGTCTCGACCGTCTCGTCCGCGAGGCGCTGCGGATGCGACCGGACCGGCTCGTGCTCGGCGAGTGCCGCGGGGTCGAGCTGCGCGATCTGCTCTCGGCGCTGAACACGGGGCACGACGGGGGAGCGGGGACGCTGCACGCCAACTCGCTCGCCGACGTCCCCGCGCGGCTGGAGGCGCTCGGCTCGCTCGCGGGCATGGGGCCGGAGGCGGTCGCGCGGCAGACGGTCAGCGCGATCGACCTGGTGCTGCACCTCGAGCGGCGGGGCGGCCGGCGCCGGCTCGCAGCCTCGGGCTGCTTCCGACTCGATCCCGCCGGGCGGCTGCGGATCGAGGAGGGCGCCCGGCCGCGCCGGTCCTCGTCGTGA
- a CDS encoding RidA family protein, with the protein MIAERLAELGIELPAVAVPAGAYIPAVVEGNLVFTAGQIPFVDGALPATGKVGAGVEPEVAKDLARVCALNALAAIADVIGSLDRVTRIVKVTGFVASAPGFNGQPGVINGASEVLGDVFGEAGRHARSAVGVAELPLDAPVEVELIVAFA; encoded by the coding sequence GTGATCGCCGAGCGCCTGGCCGAGCTGGGCATCGAGCTCCCCGCGGTCGCGGTGCCGGCCGGCGCCTACATCCCGGCCGTGGTCGAGGGGAACCTGGTCTTCACGGCCGGGCAGATCCCGTTCGTCGACGGCGCACTGCCGGCGACCGGGAAGGTCGGCGCGGGCGTCGAGCCCGAGGTCGCGAAGGACCTGGCCCGCGTCTGCGCGCTGAACGCACTGGCCGCGATCGCCGACGTCATCGGCTCGCTCGACCGGGTGACCCGGATCGTCAAGGTCACCGGCTTCGTCGCCTCCGCGCCGGGCTTCAACGGCCAGCCCGGCGTGATCAACGGGGCCTCCGAGGTGCTCGGCGACGTCTTCGGCGAGGCGGGCAGGCACGCGCGCTCGGCCGTCGGCGTGGCGGAGCTGCCGCTCGACGCTCCGGTCGAGGTCGAGCTGATCGTCGCGTTCGCCTGA
- a CDS encoding TadE family type IV pilus minor pilin, translating to MVRAGEGRPGGGGRGEEGSATAELAVVLPAVVVVLALCLGSVAASAQYVRLVDAAADGARSLARGDDPVRPVARADAGASVATSADGGLVCVDVAAELRPLPAVALPVSIRSCALGGGR from the coding sequence ATGGTCCGAGCGGGGGAGGGCCGGCCGGGCGGAGGCGGTCGGGGCGAGGAGGGCTCTGCGACGGCGGAGCTGGCGGTGGTGCTGCCGGCGGTAGTGGTCGTGCTGGCGCTCTGCCTCGGCTCGGTCGCGGCCTCGGCGCAGTACGTCCGGCTCGTCGATGCGGCGGCCGACGGTGCGCGTTCGCTGGCGCGCGGGGACGATCCGGTGCGTCCGGTGGCCCGGGCGGACGCGGGTGCGAGCGTGGCGACCTCGGCGGACGGCGGGCTCGTCTGCGTGGACGTCGCCGCGGAGCTGCGGCCGCTGCCGGCGGTGGCGCTGCCGGTCTCGATCCGGTCCTGCGCGCTGGGAGGAGGGCGATGA
- a CDS encoding DNA polymerase III subunit delta', whose amino-acid sequence MSVWSQLVGQEHAIGALRDASTPRDENGRESSAMTHSWLITGPPGSGRSNLAYAFASALLCRRGGCGECPDCAQVAARSHPDLAVLATERVIISIEEVRRLVSSSQYSPSVSRYRVMVIEDADRMSERTSNVLLKALEEPPERTVWILCAPSEADLLPTIRSRVRSVRLRVPSVEDVAGLLERRDGVDAATAERAARQAQSHIGMAHRLATDANARERREETLRIALGLRGVSDAVLGAARMIEVATEDAKAYTLERDEVERQQALRSLGVEPGGTIPAQLRSQLRTLEEDQKRRATRSLRDGLDRILVDLLSLYRDVVRLQLGAPGGVINEEVRAEMTALARSTAPDRTLAVLDAVATARQRIDANVSPVLALEAMLVVAARRPVAA is encoded by the coding sequence GTGAGTGTCTGGAGCCAGCTCGTCGGTCAGGAGCACGCCATCGGCGCCCTGCGCGACGCCTCGACCCCCCGCGACGAGAACGGCCGCGAATCGTCCGCGATGACCCACTCCTGGCTGATCACCGGGCCCCCCGGCTCCGGCCGGTCGAACCTCGCCTACGCGTTCGCCTCCGCGCTGCTCTGCCGCCGCGGCGGCTGCGGCGAGTGCCCCGACTGCGCGCAGGTCGCCGCCCGCTCGCACCCCGACCTCGCGGTGCTCGCCACCGAGCGCGTCATCATCTCGATCGAGGAGGTGCGCCGGCTCGTCTCCTCGTCGCAGTACTCGCCGTCGGTCTCGCGCTACCGCGTCATGGTCATCGAGGACGCCGACCGGATGAGCGAGCGCACCTCGAACGTGCTGCTCAAGGCGCTCGAGGAGCCGCCGGAGCGCACCGTCTGGATCCTCTGCGCGCCCAGCGAGGCCGACCTGCTGCCGACCATCCGCTCGCGCGTGCGCTCGGTGCGGCTCCGGGTGCCGAGCGTCGAGGACGTCGCGGGCCTCCTCGAGCGACGTGACGGCGTGGACGCGGCGACCGCCGAGCGCGCCGCCCGGCAGGCGCAGAGCCACATCGGCATGGCGCACCGGCTCGCGACCGATGCGAACGCCCGCGAGCGGCGCGAGGAGACCCTCCGCATCGCCCTCGGACTGCGCGGGGTGTCGGACGCGGTGCTCGGCGCCGCGCGGATGATCGAGGTCGCCACCGAGGACGCGAAGGCGTACACGCTCGAGCGCGACGAGGTCGAGCGGCAGCAGGCGCTGCGCTCGCTCGGCGTCGAGCCCGGCGGCACGATCCCAGCGCAGCTCCGCTCGCAGCTGCGGACCCTCGAGGAGGATCAGAAGCGGCGCGCGACGCGCAGCCTCCGCGACGGCCTCGACCGGATCCTCGTCGATCTGCTGTCGCTCTACCGCGACGTCGTGCGCCTGCAGCTGGGCGCCCCCGGCGGCGTGATCAACGAGGAGGTGCGCGCCGAGATGACCGCGCTGGCCCGGTCCACCGCCCCCGACCGCACGCTCGCGGTGCTCGACGCCGTCGCGACG
- a CDS encoding type II secretion system F family protein: MRAIRRGKGVARRPRDHGEETAWAALAACWRVAADSGAPIAAALAELAESMRELGRARRDIEVALAGPLATSRVVGVLPLVALGFGTLLGFDVLGVLLGTVAGLVCLGGGLGLMLAAAAWTRRLVRGAGPGDPAPDWRSTCSRWRSRAADRSAAGGSGCWRRSTSAGSRRDRRRWRPRSRCSRCRPRRGVPAGRLLRSEAALARVRAASEARERAAKLGVTLLLPLGVCVLPAFLLLGVAPMMISVLLSTFAEQG; the protein is encoded by the coding sequence GTGCGCGCGATCCGCCGTGGGAAGGGCGTCGCGCGACGCCCGCGCGATCACGGCGAGGAGACTGCGTGGGCGGCGCTCGCCGCCTGCTGGCGGGTCGCCGCCGACTCCGGCGCTCCGATCGCCGCAGCCCTCGCCGAGCTGGCGGAGTCGATGCGCGAGCTGGGCCGGGCGCGGCGGGACATCGAGGTCGCTCTGGCGGGTCCGCTCGCGACGAGCCGGGTGGTCGGGGTGCTGCCGCTGGTGGCGCTCGGCTTCGGGACGCTGCTCGGCTTCGACGTGCTCGGCGTGCTGCTCGGGACGGTGGCGGGGCTCGTCTGCCTCGGCGGCGGGCTCGGGCTGATGCTCGCCGCCGCCGCGTGGACGCGGCGTCTCGTCCGCGGCGCCGGCCCGGGCGATCCGGCGCCGGACTGGCGCTCGACCTGCTCGCGGTGGCGCTCGCGGGCGGCGGATCGATCGGCGGCGGGCGGGAGCGGGTGCTGGCGGCGCTCGACGAGTGCGGGCTCGCGTCGGGACCGCCGGCGCTGGAGGCCGCGGAGCCGGTGCTCGCGCTGTCGGCCGCGGCGGGGGGTGCCCGCGGGGCGGCTGCTGCGGAGCGAGGCGGCGCTGGCCCGGGTGCGGGCGGCGTCCGAGGCGCGGGAGCGGGCGGCGAAGCTCGGGGTGACGCTGCTGCTGCCGCTGGGAGTGTGCGTGCTCCCGGCGTTCCTGCTGCTGGGGGTGGCTCCGATGATGATCTCGGTGCTGCTGTCGACGTTCGCGGAGCAGGGGTGA
- a CDS encoding Rv3654c family TadE-like protein: protein MGGEGDRAGEDGSAAVVAVGVVAATILVTAAVLAGCGGVVGHQRAVAAADAAALAAADAASGLFPGEPCGEAERVAGAMTATLAGCALEEGIATVEVVVAVGPLALPARSRAGPPP from the coding sequence GTGGGGGGAGAGGGCGACCGCGCGGGGGAGGACGGCTCGGCGGCGGTCGTCGCGGTCGGGGTCGTCGCGGCGACGATCCTGGTCACGGCGGCCGTGCTCGCCGGGTGCGGGGGAGTCGTCGGGCATCAGCGGGCGGTGGCGGCGGCGGACGCGGCGGCGCTCGCCGCGGCGGACGCGGCCTCCGGTCTGTTCCCGGGAGAGCCGTGCGGGGAGGCCGAGCGGGTCGCCGGAGCAATGACCGCGACCCTCGCGGGGTGCGCGCTGGAAGAAGGGATCGCGACCGTCGAGGTCGTCGTGGCCGTCGGACCGCTCGCGCTGCCCGCCCGATCGCGCGCCGGACCCCCGCCGTGA
- a CDS encoding DUF4244 domain-containing protein — MDGSRRNGAGTIGAGMIGAAGLGAARECFPQPAWEAGPLRRWGDEEGSATAEYAIATMAAVGFAGLLVVILKGDEVRGILTDLVTRALTSGG; from the coding sequence ATGGACGGCAGTCGGAGGAACGGTGCGGGGACGATCGGGGCGGGGATGATCGGGGCGGCGGGCCTCGGGGCGGCGCGGGAGTGCTTCCCGCAGCCCGCCTGGGAGGCGGGGCCTCTGCGGCGCTGGGGCGACGAGGAGGGCTCGGCCACCGCCGAGTACGCGATCGCCACGATGGCGGCGGTCGGCTTCGCGGGTCTGCTGGTGGTGATCCTCAAAGGCGACGAGGTGAGGGGGATCCTCACCGACCTGGTGACGCGGGCGCTCACCTCGGGGGGATGA
- the acs gene encoding acetate--CoA ligase: protein MSTPLDASGAAGSSAIDSLQQETRRFPPPAEFAADAAATAGLAEQAAADRLAFWADRSRELLHWHRPFTRTLDWSEPPFARWFDDGELNVAYNCLDRHVLAGHGDRVAIHWEGEPGDSRDLTYAELTAEVKRAANLLTSLGVQAGDRVAIYLPMIPEAVVAMLAVARLGAVHSVVFGGFSAESLRARIDDAEAKLVITADGGWRKGSVFPLKPAVDAALALDGGGSSVEHVLVVRRGGNSVEWSPGRDLWWHEEIVAVDADHVARPFPAEQPLFILYTSGTTGKPKGILHTSGGYLTQVAYTHRTVFDLKPETDVYWCTADVGWITGHSYVVYGPLANGATQVMYEGTPDTPHAGRWWEIIEKHGVTILYAAPTAVRTFMKLGRQIPQRFDLSSLRLLGSVGEPINPEAWIWYRDVIGGGRTPIVDTWWQTETGAIMVSPLPGVTTLKPGSAQVPVPGISIDVVDDSGAPVGAGSGGLLVITEPWPSMLRGIWGDPERYVETYWSKFGDRYFAGDGARLDEDGDLWLLGRVDDVMNISGHRLSTAEIESALVSHPVVAEAAVVGAADETTGQAVVAFVIAKASRAEALAGGHDELEATLKAHVAEHIGAIARPKRIFIVQELPKTRSGKIMRRLLRDVAEGRAVGDTTTLADTQVMAVISSAVAAED, encoded by the coding sequence ATGTCCACACCCCTCGACGCGTCCGGGGCCGCCGGCTCGAGCGCCATCGACAGCCTCCAGCAGGAGACGCGGCGCTTCCCGCCGCCCGCGGAGTTCGCCGCCGACGCCGCCGCGACCGCCGGGCTGGCCGAGCAGGCCGCCGCCGACCGCCTCGCCTTCTGGGCCGACCGCAGCCGCGAGCTGCTGCACTGGCACCGGCCGTTCACGCGCACCCTCGACTGGAGTGAGCCGCCCTTCGCGCGCTGGTTCGACGACGGCGAGCTCAACGTCGCCTACAACTGCCTCGACCGGCACGTCCTCGCCGGCCACGGCGACCGCGTCGCGATCCACTGGGAGGGCGAGCCCGGCGACAGCCGCGACCTCACCTACGCGGAGCTCACCGCCGAGGTGAAGCGCGCGGCCAACCTCCTCACGAGCCTGGGCGTGCAGGCCGGCGACCGTGTCGCGATCTACCTGCCGATGATCCCCGAGGCCGTCGTCGCGATGCTCGCGGTCGCCCGCCTCGGCGCCGTGCACTCGGTCGTCTTCGGCGGCTTCAGCGCCGAGAGCCTGCGCGCGCGGATCGACGACGCGGAGGCGAAGCTCGTCATCACCGCGGACGGCGGCTGGCGCAAGGGCTCGGTCTTCCCGCTCAAGCCCGCCGTCGATGCGGCGCTCGCCCTGGACGGCGGCGGGTCGAGCGTCGAGCACGTCCTCGTGGTCCGCCGCGGTGGCAACTCCGTCGAGTGGAGCCCGGGGCGCGATCTGTGGTGGCACGAGGAGATCGTCGCGGTCGACGCCGACCACGTCGCCCGTCCGTTCCCCGCCGAGCAGCCGCTGTTCATCCTCTACACCAGCGGCACGACCGGGAAGCCCAAGGGCATCCTGCACACCAGCGGCGGCTACCTCACCCAGGTCGCGTACACGCACCGCACCGTGTTCGACCTCAAGCCCGAGACCGACGTCTACTGGTGCACCGCCGACGTGGGCTGGATCACCGGGCACAGCTACGTGGTCTACGGACCGCTCGCGAACGGCGCCACGCAGGTCATGTACGAGGGCACGCCCGACACCCCGCACGCCGGGCGCTGGTGGGAGATCATCGAGAAGCACGGCGTGACGATCCTCTACGCCGCCCCCACCGCCGTCCGCACCTTCATGAAGCTCGGGCGGCAGATCCCGCAGCGCTTCGACCTGTCCAGCCTGCGCCTGCTCGGCTCGGTCGGCGAGCCGATCAACCCCGAGGCCTGGATCTGGTACCGCGACGTCATCGGCGGCGGCCGCACCCCGATCGTCGACACCTGGTGGCAGACCGAGACCGGCGCGATCATGGTCTCCCCTCTGCCCGGCGTCACCACCCTCAAGCCGGGCTCGGCGCAGGTCCCGGTCCCCGGGATCTCGATCGACGTCGTCGACGACTCCGGCGCCCCGGTCGGCGCGGGCTCCGGCGGGCTGCTCGTCATCACCGAGCCCTGGCCGTCGATGCTGCGCGGCATCTGGGGCGACCCGGAGCGCTACGTCGAGACCTACTGGTCGAAGTTCGGCGATCGCTACTTCGCCGGCGACGGAGCGCGGCTCGACGAGGACGGCGACCTCTGGCTGCTCGGCCGCGTCGACGACGTGATGAACATCTCGGGCCACCGCCTGTCGACGGCCGAGATCGAGTCGGCCCTCGTCTCGCACCCGGTCGTCGCGGAGGCGGCCGTGGTGGGCGCGGCGGACGAGACCACCGGCCAGGCCGTCGTCGCCTTCGTCATCGCCAAGGCGAGCCGGGCGGAGGCGCTCGCGGGCGGCCACGACGAGCTCGAGGCCACGCTCAAGGCGCACGTCGCCGAGCACATCGGCGCGATCGCCCGGCCCAAGCGCATCTTCATCGTGCAGGAGCTGCCGAAGACCCGCTCCGGCAAGATCATGCGCCGGCTGCTGCGCGACGTGGCGGAGGGCCGCGCCGTCGGCGACACGACCACGCTGGCCGACACCCAGGTGATGGCCGTCATCTCCTCCGCGGTCGCCGCCGAGGACTGA
- the topA gene encoding type I DNA topoisomerase: MSGTKKLVIVESPAKAKTIAQYLGEGYEVLASVGHIRDLIEPKNLPPELKKGGLGKFSVDVDNGFEPYYVVSDQKKKTVADLKRALKNADELFLATDEDREGEAIAWHLLEELKPKVPVKRMVFHEITKDAIQKARDNTRDIDTSLVDAQETRRILDRLYGYEISPVLWRKVGPGLSAGRVQSAATRLVVDRERERLAFVSASYWDLATVLAPEADASAAFDARLARLDGKRIGSGRDFDDRGQLKGDVTVLDESSAGALAEALRDPKTLVRVSNLESKPYSRRPAAPFTTSTLQQEAARKLRFSARQTMSVAQSLYENGFITYMRTDSPNLSQQALNAARSQAASLYGAETVPEKPRLYSGKNKSAQEAHEAIRPAGETFRTPDQLAGTLRGNDHRLYDLIWKRTVASQMADAKGSTATVTLLANPAGDTERTAEFTASGTVITFRGFLLAYEEGRDEERHGARDEKDAKLPVLEVGQSLVVAEVEAKGHETSPPPRYTEASLVKSLEELGIGRPSTYASIITTIVDRGYVTPRGTALVPNWIAFSVVRLLEEFFSDLVEYDFTAAMEGDLDRIAGGEEDRVDWLNRFYFGGGDQPGLRHVVDNLGEIDAKSINSVRITDDITLRIGKYGPYLEVAQEEGQETPRRVNLPLELAPDELTPAKAQELVDAPVQTDRVLGSNPDSGKTVVVKDGRFGPYVTEVDPEPETTADPATGEVVESAPAKRGAKKPAAVKPRTSSLFKSMDVATVDLATALRLLDLPRTVGEDPESGEPITAQNGRYGPYLKKGTDSRSLTSEDQIFEVDLPTALEVFAQPKYGAKRATSALAEFEADPVSGKPIRIRDGRFGAYVTDGETNVTIPKGQPIEEIDFEQAVQMLADKRAKGPAPKKAPAKRAPAKKPAAKTTAAKTTATKTTAAKTTAAKATTAKTTAAKTTAAESTAAKTTAAKKPATTRARSTAAKTTGATES, translated from the coding sequence GTGTCCGGCACGAAGAAGCTGGTGATCGTCGAGTCGCCGGCGAAGGCCAAGACCATCGCCCAGTACCTGGGCGAGGGGTACGAGGTGCTCGCCTCCGTCGGGCACATCCGCGACCTCATCGAGCCGAAGAACCTGCCGCCCGAGCTCAAGAAGGGCGGGCTGGGCAAGTTCTCCGTCGACGTCGACAACGGCTTCGAGCCCTACTACGTCGTCTCCGACCAGAAGAAGAAGACGGTCGCCGATCTCAAGCGCGCGCTGAAGAACGCCGACGAGCTCTTCCTCGCCACTGATGAGGACCGCGAGGGCGAGGCCATCGCGTGGCACCTCCTCGAGGAGCTCAAGCCCAAGGTCCCCGTGAAGCGGATGGTCTTCCACGAGATCACCAAGGACGCGATCCAGAAGGCCCGCGACAACACCCGCGACATCGACACCTCTCTCGTCGACGCGCAGGAGACCCGCCGCATCCTCGACCGCCTCTACGGCTATGAGATCTCGCCGGTGCTCTGGCGCAAGGTCGGGCCCGGGCTCTCCGCCGGCCGCGTGCAGTCCGCCGCCACCCGCCTCGTCGTGGACCGCGAGCGCGAGCGCCTCGCGTTCGTCTCCGCCTCCTACTGGGACCTCGCGACGGTCCTCGCCCCCGAGGCCGACGCCTCGGCGGCCTTCGACGCCCGCCTGGCGCGCCTCGACGGCAAGCGGATCGGCAGCGGCCGCGACTTCGACGACCGCGGACAGCTCAAGGGCGACGTCACCGTCCTCGACGAGTCGTCCGCCGGCGCCCTCGCCGAGGCGCTGCGCGACCCGAAGACGCTCGTGCGCGTCTCGAACCTCGAGTCCAAGCCCTACTCGCGCCGCCCCGCCGCTCCGTTCACCACCTCGACGCTCCAGCAGGAGGCGGCGCGCAAGCTCCGCTTCTCGGCGCGCCAGACGATGAGCGTGGCCCAGTCGCTCTACGAGAACGGCTTCATCACCTACATGAGGACCGACTCGCCCAACCTCTCGCAGCAGGCGCTGAACGCCGCCCGCTCGCAGGCGGCCTCGCTCTACGGCGCCGAGACGGTGCCCGAGAAGCCGCGCCTCTACTCCGGCAAGAACAAGAGCGCGCAGGAGGCGCACGAGGCGATCCGCCCCGCGGGCGAGACCTTCCGCACCCCGGACCAGCTCGCCGGCACCCTCCGCGGCAACGACCACCGCCTCTACGACCTGATCTGGAAGCGCACCGTCGCCTCGCAGATGGCCGACGCGAAGGGCTCGACCGCGACGGTCACCCTGCTCGCCAACCCGGCCGGCGACACGGAGCGCACCGCCGAGTTCACCGCCTCCGGAACGGTCATCACCTTCCGCGGCTTCCTGCTCGCCTACGAGGAGGGCCGCGACGAGGAGCGCCACGGCGCCCGCGACGAGAAGGACGCCAAGCTGCCCGTCCTCGAGGTCGGCCAGAGCCTCGTCGTCGCCGAGGTCGAGGCCAAGGGCCACGAGACGTCCCCGCCCCCGCGGTACACGGAGGCGAGCCTCGTCAAGTCGCTCGAAGAGCTGGGGATCGGGCGCCCCTCGACCTACGCCTCGATCATCACGACGATCGTCGACCGCGGCTACGTCACCCCGCGCGGCACGGCGCTCGTGCCCAACTGGATCGCCTTCTCGGTGGTGCGCCTGCTCGAGGAGTTCTTCTCCGACCTCGTCGAGTACGACTTCACCGCCGCGATGGAGGGCGACCTCGACCGCATCGCCGGCGGCGAGGAGGACCGGGTCGACTGGCTGAACCGCTTCTACTTCGGCGGCGGCGACCAGCCGGGGCTCCGCCACGTGGTCGACAACCTGGGCGAGATCGATGCGAAGAGCATCAACTCGGTCCGGATCACCGACGACATCACCCTGCGCATCGGCAAGTACGGCCCCTACCTCGAGGTCGCCCAGGAGGAGGGGCAGGAGACGCCGCGCCGCGTCAACCTGCCGCTCGAGCTCGCTCCCGACGAGCTCACGCCCGCGAAGGCGCAGGAGCTGGTCGACGCCCCCGTGCAGACCGACCGCGTGCTCGGCAGCAACCCGGACTCGGGCAAGACCGTCGTGGTCAAGGACGGCCGCTTCGGCCCGTACGTGACCGAGGTCGACCCGGAGCCGGAGACCACCGCCGACCCCGCCACCGGCGAGGTCGTCGAGTCGGCGCCGGCCAAGCGCGGCGCCAAGAAGCCGGCCGCGGTGAAGCCGCGCACGTCCTCGCTCTTCAAATCGATGGACGTCGCGACCGTCGATCTCGCCACCGCGCTGCGCCTGCTCGACCTGCCGCGCACCGTCGGCGAGGACCCGGAGTCGGGCGAGCCGATCACCGCGCAGAACGGCCGCTACGGCCCGTACCTGAAGAAGGGGACGGACAGCCGCTCACTCACCAGCGAGGACCAGATCTTCGAGGTCGACCTGCCGACCGCGCTCGAGGTGTTCGCCCAGCCGAAGTACGGCGCCAAGCGCGCCACGAGCGCCCTCGCGGAGTTCGAGGCCGACCCCGTCAGCGGCAAGCCGATCCGGATCCGCGACGGCCGCTTCGGCGCCTACGTGACCGACGGCGAGACCAACGTCACCATCCCCAAGGGCCAGCCGATCGAGGAGATCGACTTCGAGCAGGCGGTCCAGATGCTCGCGGACAAGCGGGCGAAGGGCCCGGCGCCCAAGAAGGCCCCGGCCAAGCGGGCGCCCGCCAAGAAGCCCGCGGCGAAGACCACGGCAGCCAAGACGACGGCGACGAAGACCACCGCCGCGAAGACCACGGCGGCGAAGGCGACGACGGCCAAGACCACGGCGGCGAAGACCACGGCCGCTGAGTCCACGGCGGCGAAGACCACCGCCGCGAAGAAGCCCGCCACCACCCGAGCCCGCAGCACCGCGGCGAAGACGACGGGCGCGACGGAGTCGTGA